ATCTTTTACTTCATCCCAAATAGCCGCACCACGCAATGATTTTTCAACAATTTCATCTAGAATTTTTTTGTTTTTAATGCCGTGGATACGTGGACCGTAAGCAATATTATCATAGATTGATTTTGGGAACGGGTTAGGCTTTTGGAATACCATTCCTACGCGAGTACGCAATTCCTCTACCGTATAGTTTTTATCTAAGATATTTCGTTCACGATATAATATTTCACCCGATGTACGAACAATCGGTACAAGCTCTACCATTCTGTTTAACGTTTTTAAATAAGTAGATTTCCCACAACCTGAAGGGCCAATAATAGCTGTTACTTCATTTTCATAAATACTTAAATTCACATCTTTTAAACCGTGATGATCACCGTACCATAAATTTAAGTTCCGAGTATCATACACTACTTTTTTCGCAACTTCAGCAGATGGCTTTACATTTATATTAATCGATTTAACAACTGAATTTTCCTCTTTAAAATCTAGTACCATAAGGTCACCTCATTAATAACGTTTTTGGAATTTATTTCGAATAAAAATAGCGATGGAATTCATCATTAGCAGCACAATCATCAGTACTAAAATCCCCGCTGCGGCTACATATTGAAATGCCTCTTGCGGTCGTTTAGCCCAATCATAAATTTGCATCGGTAATGCAGTAAACTGACTTAATAAATCATTAGGTAAAAATTGTAGAATAACAGGAATCCCGATTACTACAAGTGGTGCTGTTTCACCGATTGCACGAGATAAAGCTAAAATACTACCTGTTAAAATCCCTGGTATAGCAGCTGGTAATACGACACGTAAAATGGTTTGCCATTTCGTTGCTCCCATTCCATAAGAAGCTTCACGTTGTTCATTCGGTACAGCGCGTATTGCTTCTTGAGCAGCCACGATTATTACAGGTAATATTAGCAAACTCATTGTTAAACCTGCGGCTAAAATA
This DNA window, taken from Lysinibacillus sp. FSL M8-0337, encodes the following:
- the pstB gene encoding phosphate ABC transporter ATP-binding protein PstB; its protein translation is MNVKPSAEVAKKVVYDTRNLNLWYGDHHGLKDVNLSIYENEVTAIIGPSGCGKSTYLKTLNRMVELVPIVRTSGEILYRERNILDKNYTVEELRTRVGMVFQKPNPFPKSIYDNIAYGPRIHGIKNKKILDEIVEKSLRGAAIWDEVKDRLNQNAYGLSGGQQQRICIARCLAIEPDVILMDEPTSALDPISTLKVEELVQELKKDYSIVIVTHNMQQAARISDRTAFFLSGEVVEYDKTDVIFQTPADQRTEDYISGRFG
- the pstA gene encoding phosphate ABC transporter permease PstA; the encoded protein is MRYIDDTVVKKRMTKRITFNKVWKSLFFLATTFALVMLAILLYRIVTQGVGYLNIDFLTNFASRFADKAGIKAALIGSLWLMGVVAPVSIILGVGTAIYLEEYAKKNRLNDFIRMNISNLAGVPSIVFGLLGLTIFVRMMGLGKSILAAGLTMSLLILPVIIVAAQEAIRAVPNEQREASYGMGATKWQTILRVVLPAAIPGILTGSILALSRAIGETAPLVVIGIPVILQFLPNDLLSQFTALPMQIYDWAKRPQEAFQYVAAAGILVLMIVLLMMNSIAIFIRNKFQKRY